The sequence below is a genomic window from Longimicrobium sp..
AGCCGGACGGCTCCGGTGCAGCCGCGCGGCTGCACCGGAACGAGGTCTTCCGGATCTGGGATTACAGGCGAAAGGAGGCTCTCTCGATGCATGGAGCGCCCTGGCGGCCGCCGGGGAGGCGTCGGCCGAGGCTGCCGAAAGAGAGCACGCGCGGAGCTTCAGCGTCGTGGAGAGAGAACCCTGCGTCGTCGGGCGACGGATGGCCGGGTCTACTCCGCGTGCAGGAAGGGTCCCGCGATGAGCTCTTGCAGCTCCGCGAGAGAGTCCCTGACCAGGTTCGAGTGGGGCGAGTTCGGGAACAGGCCCCCGACGCGGACCTTGCGCATCGTGGTCTCCCGTTCGATCAGCGCGTGGTAGCGGTCGAAGAGACGGGCCTCCTCCTCGCCCGCGTCGGGGCAGAGAGACATGGAGTCCAGCAGGTCCCAGGCGTACGCGACCCAGGGGAACACGTGTGAGTTCTCGGAGGTCCCGAAGCGCCGCATCAGGTGGTACAGCGCCTCGCAGGCGCTTCCACACCGCCCCTCGGCGCGCAGGCACGCCGCCCGTCCGAAGAGCGCGGCCGCCAGGTACGGCATCGTCTCGACGTCTTCCTGGCCCGCGCCGCCCGCCCATTCCGAAGACCGGTCCGTTCTCTCGCAGTGCTCGATCACGCGGGCGAAGCACGCCTCCGCCCGGGCGGCGTGGCCCTGCCGGAGAAGGGCCCCGGCCGTCGAGAGCAGCACCTCGCGCTCGATGAGCTCCCCGCGCTGGGGCGCGGCCCTGGCGGTGCGCGCGAGCAGCTCGTCGGCGGCGGCTCGCTCGGCCGCGTCCGCCCCGAACCCGGTCTCGGCGAGAACCGCGAGCGCAACGGCCTGCGCGGCCTCGCCGCGCACGGCGTCGGCCCGCTGCGCCGCGCCGTGGAGGTCGTGCGCCCGCAGCAGGTGGAGGGCTTCGCCCGCCCTGCCCCGGGCGAGCAGCAGCCTCGCCTTCCCGACGATCGCGCGCACGGCGGGCATGGCGTCGCGGTCGACGCGCGGGTCGGCCAGCAGGTCCATCACGAGACCGAACCCCCTCTCCTTCTCGGCGGATGCGTCGGGTGCGTTCTGGGCCGCGAAGCTGACCAGCCACGCGAGCTCGGTGAGCCCGCCGCCATCCAGCCCGGACGAGTCCGGGGAGTCGAGCAGCTCGGCGGCCCGCGCGATCACCTCGGCGTAGCGGGACTGCCGGAGCGAGCGCCTGATCTCGCGCAGCTTCTGCTCCCTGCCCGCCCCGCCCGCGTGCATGCTCCGCAGCTGGCTGACCGCCACCGAGAACTGGTCGTCGCCCTGCACGGCTTCTTCCAGCAGGTCGGTGAAGTAGCCCAGGGGATCCCGCGTCAGCTTCGGCTCGCCCAGCCCCAGGCAGCGGATGAACTCGTCGAACACCTCGGTCGCGGGCAGCTGCACGTTGGGATGCAGGTCCGTCTCGCGCCGCACGGGGGTCGCGGGGGAGCTCTGCAGCGCCTTCGAATCGCGGTGAACGACGAAGACCACGTTCGGATTCTCCCGCAGCCAGCCGGGGAGGGCGTAGATCTCGCTGGCCCGGTAGCAGAACCAGTAGAGCTTCCGCGGAAGGGGCCGCCGGGGCTGCAGGCGCCTCTTCAGCGCCGACATGAAGACGTCGCCCTCCCAGCCGCTGTAGCCCACCACCAGGGGAGACTGGTTGGTGAGGATGCGGTCGAGCATGGCGGCCATCGACAGCGAGCTCTCGGACGAGAGCTGCGCCCGCCCGTCGACCTCGCCGGCCAGGTTGCACAGGTCGTAGAACCAGTACGTGCCGTGCACGTGCACGATCTGGAGGTCCGAGATCTCGCTCTCGATGCGGTCGACCGTCGCCGGGTGGTCGCAGACGCGCACCGTGGTCTCCCCGAGCAGGCACAGGGCCCTGAACAGGAGGTCGTCGAAGTTCGTGGTCACGGTGAGCGTCGCGAGCTTCCTGCTGGCCAGGATGCGCGCCAGGCGGAAGTTGGCCGGCGAGATCGGCCGGTCGCGCATCAGCTCCCGCAGGAAGCGCTGCCGGTCGATCGGCTGCGGGTGCGCGGCGGCGAGCGCATCGGAGTACGTGCGGAGGCGATCGTCGACGCCCCCGCCGGACGGGTGGGCGGCATGCCTCCTCTCCCTCCTGGCCCCTCCGCACTGGCCGGTGATCTCGTCGGCCAGCGGAATCGACGGATGGGAGACGCCCGCCCCGACCAGGAAGAAGAACGGCAGCGAGTGGTGCGGGTGGTAGGGGCGCCTCGACGAGCTGCAGATTTCCTTCACCGCGAGTTGCAGTTCCTTGATCTCCACGATTTCCTCCACTGGCACGCGGCGGTGAGCGCTCCGGACGCAGGACGCGGAAGAGGCGATGCGCGCGCATCGGCTCTTCTCTGAAGACGAAAGAGAAGCGCGGGGAGAGACCTGTACGGGACGGGACGACCATTCTATCCGAAGCCGCGGATCGATGCAACGGCATCTGTTTCCGGCGGAGCGCGGACGTCCCCGGGAGCGGGGCGTTCGCGTGGCGGAGGCCTGGGTCAGGCCCCCTACGCCAGCCCCGTCGTCTCCGCGCTGACGTCCCACAGGCGGCGCGCGGCCTCGTCGTCGAGCGCGGCGGCCGAGGGGCGCACCGGGCGCTCGTCGATGCAGTACTCGCCCGAGAGCGCTTCGGCCTCCGGCGAGGCGGCGAGCCACACCGCCGTGCGCGCCCCCTCCTCGGGCGTGCGCATGCGGCGGCGCAGCAGCTTGAGCGGCGGGAAGCCGTCCAGCAGCAGGCTGGTGGCCACCACGCCGGGGTGCATGGCGTTCGCCGTCACCCCGGTCCCGCGCGCGCGCCGCGCCAGCTCGCGGGTGAAGAGCACGTTGGCCAGCTTGCTCCGCGCGTACATCGCCAGCCCGCGGTAGAAGCCGCGCTCCATCTGCAGGTCGTCCCAGCGCAGCCGCCCGTCGAAGTGCGAGTTGGAGCTGACGGCCACCACCCGCGCCGGCGCGCTCTCGGCCAGCCGCGCGAGCAGGAGGTGGGTGAGGAGGAAGGGCGCCAGGTGGTTCACCGCCCACTGGCGCTCGATCCCGTCCACGGTCTTCTTCCGCCGCCAGGAGAAGGTTGCCGCGTTGTTCACCAGCACGTGCACGCGCGGAAAGCGGCCCAGGATCTCCTCCGCCGCGCGCCGCACCTCCGCCTGCGCCGAGAGGTCCGCGAGCACGAGGTGGACGTCCGCGCCCGGCGCCTCGCGCGCGATCTCCGCGCGGGCCGCCTCCCCGCGCTCGCGGCTGCGCACCAGCAGGACGACCGTGGCGCCCAGCCGCGCGAGCCCCGCCGCCGTAGCCTTGCCGATCCCCGCGCTGGCGCCCGTCACCACGCACACGCGCCCGCGCATCAGGCGGGCGCCTGCGACTGCACGTTCGCCTGCGCCTGCGCCCGCGCCTGGGTGCGCAGGCCGTTGAGGAGCTCCCCGGGGCTCGCCGGCGCGACCACGAAGTGGCGCCGCGGCGTGGTGCGGGGAGGCGCGGGGTACAGGTCCACCCGCGGCAGGCTCGCCAGGGGTCCGCGCAGCGCGCGGCTGAGCGCGGGAGACTCCGCCCCGTCCGCGCCGACCTCGACGACCAGGTACGTCGTCCCGGCGGCGGCCGCCAGCGTGGGGAAGAAGTCGGGCGCCAGGCTCGTGAGCGCCGGCAGGTCGTCCGGTGCGACCATGACGGCGGCGAGCTCCCGGGGCGCTGGAAGCCACACGTCGTGGGACTGCGGGCCGGGGTCCGCGACGATCACCGCCGCCACCTCCGGCGTACGGGGAGGGAGCCCGCTCACGAACCGGGCGACGGCGTCCGTGGACCCCTCCGCCGGGTCCGGCGCAGCCTTCTTCACCTTCCTGGTGGGGCCGCGAAACCCCATGGGATCGAGGGCGGGCAAGCCGAGCGCCCACAGCGCGGCGGCCCCCGCCCAGGCGGGCGGCGGGGGATCGGTGGACGGGAGATTCACTCCCATCCCACCCTGCACCAGCCTGCTCCACTCCCGGATCGTCATCTCCTCGGGGTTGATCCGCAGCCACGCTCCGGGCCCGGCTCTGGCCGCCTCGCAGGCGAGCTGCCTCAGGCCCGGGGGCAGGACGACCCGCTCGTGGAACAGGGCCAGCAGGCGCGGACTCCAGTCGGCCCAGGCTCCCGCCGTGTCGAGCGTTTTCGGCACGGCCTCCACGGCCTCGATGTCCTTCCGCACCAGCCGGAGCCAGTCCGCGGGGGTGCGAGGCTTCCGGAGCGAATAGCCCCTGGAGAGCTTCAGGTCCGGGTACGCTGCCGTGACGTCCTGCATCAGCCCTTTCAACCCTGCCGCCACGTCTGCCGACGACCGGAGCCTGAGCTCGAACCCTGCCGAAACGGCCTCCAGCCCGCGGTGGATGCGGACGCGCCGCTCTCCCTTCACCGCGAAGCCGACCGCCGCCCCCGCCACCAGCGCGCGGCCGATGGTGTCCGCCTCGCGCTCCAGCTTGCGGGCGTATTCCTGCACCAGGGCGATGTCGGTCTTCCGGCCGGTGGCGTCCGGGGCCGCGGAGTCCGCCTCCAGCCGCTTGAGCGCCGCCTCGACGGCCGGCCACGCCGGAGACGTGCTCAGGATGCCGAGCCCGGTGGAGAGGAGCGAGAAGTCCAGCTCGGGGACCGGGGGGGAGGCTTCCGCCTTCATGCGGCCACCTCCCGCAGCGCCTGCTGGAACTGGCGGATGAAGCTCACCGCCGCATCCCACCCCGGCTCCACCTCGACCACGATCTGGTCCTCGCGAGCGGCGACCGGAAGCCCGGCGGTGGTGTAGCGCCACCGGAACCGTCCCTCGCCCTCGCCGGGCTCGAGCAGCGCGAGCATCTCCGTGGGCGCCTCCACCCGCAGCGCCTCGCGCACGGCGGCGCTCACCCGCGCCCGGCCGGTCCGCTCGCGGTGGTCGTCCCAGCGAGAGAATTCCGCCAGGAAGTGCTGGTCGTCGGCGAGCAGCCTGGCCACGGCGCGGACGTACGCCAGCAGGCGCCCGGCCTGCTCCACGGAGACGTGGTCCACCACCTCGTCGGGGCGGACCTCGTCGCGCCCGATGCGGGTCTCCAGGTACGCCCGGAACTCGCCCGCCGCGGCGGCCTCGCCCAGGTCCAGGTCCCTCCCCGCCTTCCACATCCGCGCGGGGTAGTAGAGCGCGTCGTACACGAGCTGGCGCTGCAGCGGCTCGCGCTCCAGCAGCGCGGTGAGCTCCGGCCCGTCGAGGACGATCTCCACCGCGATCTGCGCCCGCAGGTCGAGCCGGTACGCCGGCGCGGTGCGCACCGCCCCCGGCGGCAGCGCCAGCGCGCCCCCGGGGCCGCGCCAGCGGGCGAGCACGCGCAGCACGTCGACGGTATGCATCTCGGCGCGGTGCAGCGCGATGTACTCCAGGATCTCCGCGTCGGCCCGGGCCTCGTCGCCCTCCCTCTGCAGCACCTGGCCCAGGTAGGCGTGCAGGTCGTCGGGGCGGTGGGCCACGAAGAGCTGGTGGCTGAAGTAGGTGTACTCCTTCGAGTACGGGTCCCTGCGGCTGCGCGCCTGCATCCCCTCGAAGTAGCTGCGGTCGGTGAGGAAGCAGAAGAACGCGCTCTCCGACACGAACTTCTTCAGGTGGGTGACCAGGTTCTCGATGTGCCGCGAGAGGTTGTCGACCTTGTCCAGCTCGTCGACCACGAAGATCGGCGGGAGCCCGGCCGCGCGCAGCCGCTCCACGATGATCGGCAGCACGCGGTCCAGCGTCTGCACCGACAGGTCCATCACGAACTCGACCTCGCGGTCCATGCCGCGGCTGCGCGAGCGGGCGACGGAGTAGCGCAGCACCGCCGCCGCGCCCAGGGCGGTGGCCAGCCCGGCCGCCAGCGCGGCGACCGGCCCCCCCTTCGGGAGCACCCCTCCGCCCACGATCCCGCCGGTGAGCAGCGCCGCCAGCCCCTTCATCAGCTCCGTCCCCTTCTCGGCGCTGGCGACGCTCGCGCTCGTCTCGCTCCTGGCCGCGTCGGTCTCCTTCTCCTTCGCGGTCAGCGCGCCCGAGATGCGCCGGTACGCCTCGCAGACGCCGGCCAGCGCCAGCAGCTCGCGCGCGCCGCGGGAGTCGGGCTGCGCCGTCTTCGGCTGCGGGAACAGCACGCCGGAGGAGACGAAGTCGCCGCGCGCCCAGAACTCGCGCAGCCTCGCCGGGCGGATCCCCTCGAACAGCTCCACCTCGAGCTGCGCGGCCATCTCGGGGAGGTCGGCGTAGAGGCGGGGGCTGGAGCCGATCCGCTCCAGCGCGCGCTGCCGGTACGCCTCGGCGAAGGCCTGCGACGCCGCCCGGTGCAGCCCCAGCGTCACCTGGATCAGCGCGTTGGCGACGACCTCGCGCGCCCGGCCGGCCCCGGCGGCGGCGCCCTCGCCGTCCTTCCCGCCCGCCGCGCCGTCCTTCCCGGAGGCCGCCGCGCCGGGCTTCGGCTCCCCGCCGTCGGGCGACGCGTCGTCCTGCCGCGCTTCGGCTCCGGCGGGCCTGGCCCCGGCCTTCCCGCCGTCGGCGCCGGCGGGGGCGGGCTTCGCCGCGCCCGCGGCCCGGCCGTCCGCCGGGCGCGGGGCGGCGGCCGCCTCTCCCAGCAGGCTGGGGCCGGGGAGGAGCACGCGCAGGGGGCGGATGGTGGCGTTGGCCTTCGCGTACTCCTTCCAGAGGTCCAGGAAGGCGTGCTCCACCATGGTGGTCTTCCCCGAGCCGCGGTGGCCGGCGACCAGGAACGAGCGCCCGCGCGTCTGCCCCTCGCAGTAGCGGCGCATCTCGTCCTGCAGCACGCGCGCGGCGTCGGAGCCCACCACCAGCACGCTGGTGTTGAGCGCGAACGACTCGGGGCTCAGCGGCTCGAGCGGGACGGCGACCCTGATCGACACGGGAGAATCGGCTCGGACTGGGAATTCAGGGCTGCGAGGTGTCGGCCGCGGCGGCCGCGCTGTCGGGCGCCGCCGCGGCGGGCCGGGCGGCCGGCGGCCGGGACGGTGTGTCGGCCTGCGCGGCGCGCTGCTTCCCGGCGTCCGCGTCTTTCGCTTCGGCCGTCGCGAGCGCCTCCAGGTGCTGCACCGAGAGGACGGTGAGCATGGTGCCGAAGCCCAGCGCGGCCAGCAGGTACAGCCCCGCCGCGGGGACGCGCAGCCCCCCCAGGCCGCCCCCGAACCCGCCCCAGTGGCTTTCCAGCGCCACCGCGTGGCGCCGGGTCTCCATCACGAACATGGCCAGGAACACCAGGCTCACCGCCGCGAGTCCCAGCAGGAGGAGCTGCAGCAGCCCCCAGCCCGCGCCGGGGCCGGCCCGGGCGGCGGGCGCGCCGCCCGCCCACCAGAGGCCCCCGGCCAGCCCCGCCGCGAGGAGGGACACGGCGGCCACGGCGTACACCAGCGCCCGCGCCGTCGCCTGCAGGGTGGTCCGGCCCAGCCACAGGGCGGCCGCCGTGGCGCCCGCGATCCCGAGAAACACGATCGAGACCCACAGCGGCATCCCCGCCCGCCCGCCCGGGGACGCCGTGGCGGCGGTATCCCCGGCGGCGGTGTCCGCGGCGGACCGGAGCGCGGGCGCGGCCGCCCCGGCGCCGGCGGAGGTGTCGGGCGCGGCGGCGGTGTCCTGCGCGCCCTGCGCGTGCAGCGGCGGGACGAGCGCGCGCCCCGCCCCGTGCAGGGACGCGGCGGCGGCCAGGAGCGCGAGGAAGCGGCGGAACGGGGCTCGGCGGGGGAGCATCGGAAGACGCGCGTCGGCGAAGGAAGACGGCGGGAGACGTCCGCTCTCGGAAAACGTCGGGGTACATGATGCGCCCGCACCGGCTCCGCCACAAGCGTTTCTTGCGGCGCCCGGGCCGGCCGCTCAGGCGCCGCCGCCTGCCCCGCTCTCCGCCCACAGCCAGCGCCCGCCCTCCAGCACCACCCGCACCTCTCCCGCGCGCTCCATCGCGGAGAGGAAGCCCAGGAGCGTGGCGCGGTTGAGCACGTACGCGGCCGGCGCGTCCATCCGCATCCCGATCTCCGCGGCGAACTCGGCCAGCAGGTCCTCCGTCGCCGCCGGGCCGCGCCGCAGCCGCTCGCCCACCCAGGTGAAGCCGCGGTCCAGCGCCGCCAGGTTCGCCGCGATCGTCCCGCGCGGGTCGGCGAGCGCCTCGCCGTGGCCGGGGACGAACCACTCGGCGGAGAGGCCGCCCAGGAAGCCCAGCCGCTCCCGCCAGCGCGCGGCGTCCACCAGGTAGGGAATGCCGTGCTTCTCCAGCGCCTCGCGGCCGAAGAAGCCGTCCGCCGCGAAGAGGACGGGCCCGGCAGCGACGCCCACCTGCGCCAGGCTGTGCCCCGCCAGGTCCACCAGCTCCAGCGCGCGCCCGTCGATCGTCACCGTCTCGCCCGGGCGCACCACGTGGTCCACGGGCGAGGGCTCGGCCTGGAGGAACCTGTTGACCAGCCCGGAGACCGGCTCCGCGCCGCCGAAGAGGTAGACCGGCTCGTAGCGCGGCTCGCGGATCACCGCCTCCTCCACGGCGGGCGCGTAGACGGGGATTCCCAGCCGGCGGACGAGCTGGGCGTTGCCGCCGTGGTGGTCGGCGTGCGCGTGGGTGTTGAGGATGGCCACCAGCGGCCGCCCCAGCTCCTCCGCCGCGCGGACGATCCGGTTCGCCGCCCCTTTGTCCAGCCCGGTGTCGACCGCCACGAGCCCGGTCTCCGTCTCCACCAGGCCGCTGTTGACGGCGCCCGGCAGGTAGTGGACGCCGGGGGCGAGGGTGACCCGGTCCACGCCCGTCATCCCCCGTCCGCCGGCTCGTCGCGGCCCTCCCACTCGGCCAGGAAGCGCGCCACGAACTCCTCCAGGTAGCGGTGCCGCCCCTCGGCGATGCGGCGCGCGGCCGCGGTGTTCATCCGGTCGCGCAGCAGGAAGAGCTTCTCGTGGAAGTGGTTGAGCGTGGGGCTGGCGGTGGACTGGTACGCCGCGAAGCTGTCGTGCCGCTCGGGCGGGACGCCGGGGTCGTACAGCGGCCGCCCGCGGCTCCCCCCGTACGCGAACGCGCGCGCCACGCCGACGGCGCCCAGCGCGTCCAGCCGGTCGGCGTCCTGCACCACGCGGCCCTCCGGCGTCTCCATCGGCGTGGGCACCCCGGCGCCCTTGAACGACATCCCGGCGATGATGGACGAGACGTGCTCGACCACCGCGGGCTCGGCGCCCAGCCCCTCGAGCCACTCGCGCGCGGCGCGCGGCCCGGCCGCCAGGTCGCCGCCGTGGAACTTGTGGTCGGCCACGTCGTGCAGCAGCGCGGCCAGCTCGGTCACGTACGGGTCGGCGCCCTCCTCGCGCGCCAGCCGGAGCGCCGTCCGCCGCACCCGGTGCACGTGCCACCAGTCGTGCCCCGAGCCCTCCCCCTCCATCCGCCCGCGCACGAACGCCTCGGTGCGGGCGACCACCCCGGCGCGGTCCGTCGGGTCCGCGGGCGCGGAGGCTGGGGCGTCCGCGCCCCGCACCTGTGGCGCAGGCGCATCTCCCGTGGACGGAGTGCGCGCCGCGGCGGCGCCGTCGTCTGGTCCCAAGTCGTTTCTCCGCAAAACATTTGCACCCGCCCGGCGGCCCGGGCGCGGACCCGGCGCCGAAGTTGCTGCCGGCACGGGGATCTTCGTCGTCGCCGGTCCCAAGATCCGTCTCCACCCGTCCCGCCGCAACGGCCCTTCCGGCCGCCGGCCGTCCGCCCGAGCCCACTGCTCCCATGTTCGGCCTCGAGATCCTCGACGTCATCCTCGGCCTGGTCTTCATCTACCTGCTGCTCAGCCTGATCGTCAGCGCCATCAACGAGTACCTGGCCTCCATGCTGAACAAGCGCGGCAAGGTGCTGATGGACGGGCTGCACCGGCTGCTGGTCGACACCGGCCTGAAGGACGACTTCTTCCGGCACCCCCTGGTCCGCACCTACTTCCGCGACCGGGAGAGGCTGCTGGAGCACGAGGCGCGCATCGGCCGCAAGTGGCCCTTCGCCAAGACGCTGTACCGGTTCTTCACCTGGGCCTTCCGGCCGTCGGTCCGCGAGGCCCGCTACCCCTCGTACCTCCCCGCCCGCACCTTCGCCATGGCGATGCTGGAGGTGGCGCAGCAGGCCGCGGCGAAGGCCGCCTCCGGTGCGGCGGGTGGCGGCGCGGCGGCGGGCGCGGTCTCCGGGGCGAACCCCGGCGGGGCGGGCGTGGCCGGCGGCGCCGGGACCCCGGCGCCCGCGCCCGCCGCCCCGACGATCGACTTCCACAAGATCCTGGAGGCGCTGCGGCGCGACGCGGGCGCGGACGTGACGGAGTTCGCCAAGCTGGAGCTGGCGACGGCGCTGGCGGGGAGCACGCTGGCGGCGGACGTGAGGGAGCGGCTGATCGACTGGACGCTGGGCGCCAGCAACGAGGCCCAGAAGCTCCACGACAGCCTGGAGGTGTGGTTCAACAACGCCATGGACCGCGTGTCGGGGGCGTACAAGCGCCACACGCAGTACGTACTGTTCTGGATCGGCGCGCTCCTGGCCGTGGCGCTGAACGCCGACACCATCGACCTGTGGCGGCGGCTCTCGACCGACGACGCGCTCCGCGAAGGGATCGCCACGCAGGCGGTGGCCACCTGGAAGAGCCTGGCCGCCGCCAACGCCGCCGCGCTCACCCGGGACTCCGCGGCCGCCGACACTGCTGTGTCCGACACCGCGGCGTCCGACACCGCGGGATCGGACACCGCCGCGGCCGACACGACGAACGCGAGCCCGGACACCGCGGCGGGGGGCGGCGCGGCGCCGGCAAACCCGCTCGCCCGCGGGCTCGCGCCCCGCCGCACGCCGAACCAGGACTCGGCGAAGATCCTGCTCGACTCCGCCCTGGCGCAGCTCGACCGCACGCAGCTCGACCTGGGGTGGCGCGCGGAAGAGGTGACGGCGCTGGGACTGGTGCGGATCGACACGCTGAAGGCGGACGGCGGCGCCGCCGCGGCGGCGCCGGCGCGCACGGCGTGGCGGCTGCAGTGGCCGTGGCGCTGGCACTGGAACACCTGGGCGTTCTGGAGCAAGCTGCTGGGGCTGACGCTCACCGCGCTGGCCCTGTCGATGGGCGCGCCGTTCTGGTTCGACCTGCTGAAGAAGATCATCAACGTCCGCGCGGCCGGCCGGGCGCCGCACGAGCGGGCGGTCAGCCCCGAGGCCGGCGGCAAGCGCCCCGCCGACGTCGCCCCGAAGTGAGCCTTTCCATCCGGCCGAGCACGAAGGCCCGGGCGCGGAGCCCGGGCCTTCGTCTTTGCGGATCGATTCGCTCAGCGCGACGCCGGCGCCGGAGCGGGCGCCGGCTGCGGGCGCGGCGGGGGCCGCCAGTAGACCGCCGAGATCACCGAGTCGATGGCCGCCTCGCCCTTGAGCTCTCCCAGGCGCGAGTAGATGGTGCGCCCGTGCTCGTCGAGCACCAGGGTGAGCGGCACCGAGCCGGCGCGGTAGATCGCCACCAGCTTGTCCTCGGGGAAGCGGATGGTGGGGTACGGGAGCGCGTGCCTCTCGGCGTACTGCCGCGTCACGTCCACCGAGTCCAGCGACACGCCGAAGACCTGCGCGCGCGGCCGCTGGATGGTGTCGGCGATGGAGGCGATCCGCTTCCAGGCGGGGATGGTCGAGAGGCAGTACGGGCAGGTGGTGGTGTAGACGAAGAGCACCTGCCGCCCCTCCGCGGGGAGCGAGCCGACGGTGACCGGCCGCCCGTCGAGGGTGGAGGTGTTGAAGGTGGGCATGAACATCCCGGGCCGCGGCTCGCGGATCGCCTGCCGGAGGGTCTCGACCTGCGAGACCAGGTCCCGCTTCTGCTTCCCGAGCACCACCACCAGCGCGGCCGCGGCCACCAGCGCCGCGTACGCCACCCACGCGTACCGGTTCGGCCGGGCCGGCGGCTGCGCCTCGGAGCGAGGCCGCTCCGGGGCCGGGGGGGAGACGCTGTCGTCGCTCATGGCGCTGCCTTTCGTCGGCCGGGTGGGGATGAACGGGCCCGCTCTCGGAATTTACGTCTCCAACTGCGCCGATCAACCCCGCCCCGCCAGACGTTTGTCCACGGCGTGCTCCTCATCCCCCTCGCACTCTCGCACTCTCGCACTCTCGCACTCTCGCACTCTCGCACTCTCGCACTTTCGCACTTCCGCACTCCACGGCACCCGCCCTGCATCCCTCGCCCCGCGCAGTCCGGCCTCTCCTCGATCCCCCGTCCTTCCATGAGCCGACTGATCGGAACCGTCCACCTGAAGCTGGAGGCGTCCGCCGACGGCAAGGCCGACCTGCGCCAGGGCTTCTCGGCCGTGGCGCTGGTTGGGCGCTACCTGTGGGCGGCGTGCGACGAGACCGCCACGCTCGAGCGGCTGACCTGGCTGGGCGAGGGCCGCTTCGGCGAGCACCGGAGCTTCGCGCTGGAGGAGCTGCTCGACCTCCCCAACCCGGGCGAGGAGGTGGACCTGGAGGGGCTGGCCTGGGCGCCGCCGTACCTGTGGCTGGTGGGCTCGCACAGCCGCCGCCGCGGGCACGCCGAAGAGGGCGGCGCCGAGGAGCGGATCGCCGCGCTGGCGGAGGTCGACACGCAGGACAACCGCTACCTGCTGGCCCGCCTGCCGCTGCACGAGGAAGAGGGCGGCGAGGTGGTGCCGTGCCGCGAGTGCCCCGACCCGAACGACCCCGACCTCCCCCTCACCGCCGCGCGCCTGCGCGGCGACGGGCGCGACAGCCAACTGGTGGAGGAGCTGCGCGGCGACCCGCACCTGCGGCGCTCCTTCCGGGCGCCGTCGAAGGAGAACGGCTTCGACGTCGAGGGGCTGGCGGCCGCGAACGGGCGGCTCTTCCTGGGGCTGCGCGGCCCGGTGCTGCGCGGCTGGGCCGTGGTGCTGGAGGTGGAGCCGCGCCAGGGGAAGAACGGGATGCTGCGGCTGCGCCGGATCGGCCCCGGCAAGCGGCGCTACCGCAAGCACTTCCTGGACCTGGACGGCCTGGGCGTGCGCGAGCTGGTGGCCAGCGGCGACGACCTGCTGGTGCTGGCCGGGCCCACCATGGACCTTCCCGCGCCGGCCGCCCTCTACCGCTGGCCGGGCGCCCTGCACGCCGACGGCGACACCATCGTGGGGCGCGACGACCTGGAGCGGCTGATGGACCTGCCGCACGACGTGCAGGGCGGGAAGGACCACCCCGAGGGCCTCTGCTTCCTCCCGCTGGAGGGGATCCCGCCCTCGGTGCTGGTGGTCTACGA
It includes:
- a CDS encoding SIR2 family protein translates to MEIKELQLAVKEICSSSRRPYHPHHSLPFFFLVGAGVSHPSIPLADEITGQCGGARRERRHAAHPSGGGVDDRLRTYSDALAAAHPQPIDRQRFLRELMRDRPISPANFRLARILASRKLATLTVTTNFDDLLFRALCLLGETTVRVCDHPATVDRIESEISDLQIVHVHGTYWFYDLCNLAGEVDGRAQLSSESSLSMAAMLDRILTNQSPLVVGYSGWEGDVFMSALKRRLQPRRPLPRKLYWFCYRASEIYALPGWLRENPNVVFVVHRDSKALQSSPATPVRRETDLHPNVQLPATEVFDEFIRCLGLGEPKLTRDPLGYFTDLLEEAVQGDDQFSVAVSQLRSMHAGGAGREQKLREIRRSLRQSRYAEVIARAAELLDSPDSSGLDGGGLTELAWLVSFAAQNAPDASAEKERGFGLVMDLLADPRVDRDAMPAVRAIVGKARLLLARGRAGEALHLLRAHDLHGAAQRADAVRGEAAQAVALAVLAETGFGADAAERAAADELLARTARAAPQRGELIEREVLLSTAGALLRQGHAARAEACFARVIEHCERTDRSSEWAGGAGQEDVETMPYLAAALFGRAACLRAEGRCGSACEALYHLMRRFGTSENSHVFPWVAYAWDLLDSMSLCPDAGEEEARLFDRYHALIERETTMRKVRVGGLFPNSPHSNLVRDSLAELQELIAGPFLHAE
- a CDS encoding SDR family oxidoreductase, which translates into the protein MRGRVCVVTGASAGIGKATAAGLARLGATVVLLVRSRERGEAARAEIAREAPGADVHLVLADLSAQAEVRRAAEEILGRFPRVHVLVNNAATFSWRRKKTVDGIERQWAVNHLAPFLLTHLLLARLAESAPARVVAVSSNSHFDGRLRWDDLQMERGFYRGLAMYARSKLANVLFTRELARRARGTGVTANAMHPGVVATSLLLDGFPPLKLLRRRMRTPEEGARTAVWLAASPEAEALSGEYCIDERPVRPSAAALDDEAARRLWDVSAETTGLA
- a CDS encoding MBL fold metallo-hydrolase, with protein sequence MTGVDRVTLAPGVHYLPGAVNSGLVETETGLVAVDTGLDKGAANRIVRAAEELGRPLVAILNTHAHADHHGGNAQLVRRLGIPVYAPAVEEAVIREPRYEPVYLFGGAEPVSGLVNRFLQAEPSPVDHVVRPGETVTIDGRALELVDLAGHSLAQVGVAAGPVLFAADGFFGREALEKHGIPYLVDAARWRERLGFLGGLSAEWFVPGHGEALADPRGTIAANLAALDRGFTWVGERLRRGPAATEDLLAEFAAEIGMRMDAPAAYVLNRATLLGFLSAMERAGEVRVVLEGGRWLWAESGAGGGA
- a CDS encoding HD domain-containing protein, with product MGPDDGAAAARTPSTGDAPAPQVRGADAPASAPADPTDRAGVVARTEAFVRGRMEGEGSGHDWWHVHRVRRTALRLAREEGADPYVTELAALLHDVADHKFHGGDLAAGPRAAREWLEGLGAEPAVVEHVSSIIAGMSFKGAGVPTPMETPEGRVVQDADRLDALGAVGVARAFAYGGSRGRPLYDPGVPPERHDSFAAYQSTASPTLNHFHEKLFLLRDRMNTAAARRIAEGRHRYLEEFVARFLAEWEGRDEPADGG
- a CDS encoding TlpA disulfide reductase family protein, with translation MSDDSVSPPAPERPRSEAQPPARPNRYAWVAYAALVAAAALVVVLGKQKRDLVSQVETLRQAIREPRPGMFMPTFNTSTLDGRPVTVGSLPAEGRQVLFVYTTTCPYCLSTIPAWKRIASIADTIQRPRAQVFGVSLDSVDVTRQYAERHALPYPTIRFPEDKLVAIYRAGSVPLTLVLDEHGRTIYSRLGELKGEAAIDSVISAVYWRPPPRPQPAPAPAPASR
- a CDS encoding DUF3616 domain-containing protein — encoded protein: MSRLIGTVHLKLEASADGKADLRQGFSAVALVGRYLWAACDETATLERLTWLGEGRFGEHRSFALEELLDLPNPGEEVDLEGLAWAPPYLWLVGSHSRRRGHAEEGGAEERIAALAEVDTQDNRYLLARLPLHEEEGGEVVPCRECPDPNDPDLPLTAARLRGDGRDSQLVEELRGDPHLRRSFRAPSKENGFDVEGLAAANGRLFLGLRGPVLRGWAVVLEVEPRQGKNGMLRLRRIGPGKRRYRKHFLDLDGLGVRELVASGDDLLVLAGPTMDLPAPAALYRWPGALHADGDTIVGRDDLERLMDLPHDVQGGKDHPEGLCFLPLEGIPPSVLVVYDSAARHRVTRSGIRADVFALPKQGEEG